Genomic window (Pieris rapae chromosome 4, ilPieRapa1.1, whole genome shotgun sequence):
GACACTTCTTATGAGTTTTTTTAGGTCACCCTTCGCACTTTTTCTGAGTTTTGGAGtcattttatgataatatatagtaaaattaaggAATTGTCTATAATTGGATTAAAGCTATTGATATGGCGGgacaaactcaaaaatatatatcaattgtaatacttttttttctgCTGCAGTAATTTGCAATCTGCCCTAAGATTATTCTGTGGTGCTAATATagagatattatataaatcaaatatacaaaagCGTAAGCCAAGTTTTTCTTTGAGGTTTTATATGggagttaattaattatttagacaattaaatttaggTAACATTTACAAATTGCGTACTTTTCCATTGCCGTCCGTATCTTCTTTTTCCTGTTAGACATTAtactacatattaattaagggtaaaatatgaaaacaaaaagaaaactaaactGCCAGTCGTTTTCACGAATACTTAATTCTAGATATGTTATAGTTTATATGTAgtataactatattttgttattaaatattttactacaaattattctgattttaaatgtaataataatctaaaattatgaaaataaagcaACACAAAAAATTCCAAAATCATCTATCATTTGGTATACAAGAATATTTAACGACTTTATACATACAGATGGTTTCGGCCGATGTGTGTCTACGGCATCGACGGACAATTTAATATGTTCTTCCCGACAGCCGTAAGCTACCGGAGTTAGTTTTATCACTGTGTGCAATGGCACATGAAGATATGGCAGCTCGTCTGAAAATAAtggtatgtaaattataaataatctttaaaaaaaaagatttaaataattaaaagaaaaatattcaaggTCTACCCACCTACGAAGAAATTCACTTGATGACAATGAGACAcgaatcattaaaaatataaattttttacatataattgaatttattattccaaCTAAATTAACGTTAATAGTGAACAATTTCGTCTCTTTCAGTGTAGCTAAACAAATTCTCTCACCAGCAGACTTATCCAGGAAGTAGGCCAGGAGGCATCTCATAACGGCCTGGTGGGACACCACCAGAACATTCCCTTGCCTCTCCAGCTCCATGATGACCGGTTCCAGTCGTGCCACCAGGTCTTCGTAGCTCTCCCCTCGAGGGTACCGGTAGGCGAACTTGTTCGCATCCCGGGAATTAAAGTCTGACGGGTACTTCTGTTGTATCTCCGCATAGGTCATTTCTTCGCATATCCcctaaacaataaacaatataatatgtattatcaaGTGCATAATCTTGTCATAACCGTCCAAAAAAATGAGGTTATGAATTTAACATGAGTGTAGATGGGATTAATAGAGTCATTCCAAATTAAGAAACAGTCAAAATTTCAAGAAAATCggttcagtagtttttgagATATCAGTTATTTATATGGGATTGTTAATTACCGCATCAATTTCATTAAGGGCCTTCCACCTTTCCTGTGGTGCTCGGACATCCTTCACCGTTTGTATGGCTCTCTTCATCCAGGATGTCCAAACACGTAGACCGGGGATATTTTGCTGATCTATGTATGTGGCTAGTGCACTGGCGTATTGTTTTCCTCTGGTTGATAACTCGCTATCACCGCCTATACGACCCACTAAGTTGTGAAGACTTTCACCGTGCTGGAatgatacattaataataatcactacatttataaaaataaaatatataaaacaattcagacaaatacaaaaactacTAGACAGAGTTTATTAGCagtaacttttttaaagtagtggtgtaaatttaataattaataaaggtCATAGTAAGGTTGTCCACATTTGATTCCTGAGAAATTAAGTTATGTAAGATACAACATAAAAGTATATTGAGGGAATACAGGAAGGGCCCATATTTTACTTCACTTTCTTTTATAGTTTAGTTTCAAGATGTGTCAAAATATGACATACTGCTTAAGGTGAGATCGTAACTGAGAGCTAACCTCAGTCTAGTTTAAtgcttaaaaatttattatgacaaaaatgtattggatttgaCAGTCAAGCCATATCTTAATATCAATTCAGTtagtcttaaatttaaattattataagaaatatatcttACCCTTGTTAAATAAATGGTCCGTGgtactatatgtatattcatCAAGTAATATACAATCCGACTTTGAATATGTCCTTCGTGTTTATGAACAACCACTTTTTCTCCTGTGTCATATATTTTCATGAAGCTGCATTCTGATTCAAGACTTTCGTCCAACGGTTCatacttttctttataatgCTCTATCCTTAATAAAAAGTCATCTAGAACATTGTCTGTGTCTTGTATGTTTGTGTAGTCTGGACTGCTTACTTTTACTTCCTGCAATTAATTTTCGTATTCCtcaatataaactattatgtatttaaatacagtgtttaaacaaaaatcttttcatCAAGACTAACAAAGAATAtactaattacatatttagttGCATGAGGGAGATCTGTCAATCGCTCAGTCTGTCATTAGATTATATCTTAAGACAATTGGAACTGGATTTGTACTCCCTGTTATACAGAGTCAtgttatagttatattttttttatttactgcatAAACCACAAAACTCAATTAGTAGATAGTAAATTCATGACAATATTTAGAAgaatgattaatatttaccaTAATATTCTGTTCTATAATGCGCGGATCATCACAAATGGACTCTACAAAGAATAGTTTAAAGCCCATTTTGTGAACTACGATTTCTCGGATCATTCGCCGTCGCTCCATTGTTGAGTTTGTCGCGTCAAACACCTGTAATTATACCATAATAGTGATATATGTACACACCACATATTGATAGtagtaaaaacattaaaaaattatgcatattttaatagcattaaatatgataattttctttcaaaggaaacattttaaaagtgcATAGTTTTGTTGTCTGatgcattaatttatatattctttttttatagaacagggggcaaacgggcaggacgctcacctgatgttaagtattaaaaagaataatatgttttgataatattcttaagtatttaagaatattatcaaaacatacccgttttttaaataatttcactaaGCTCTTCAGAagattataaatcttattaacaaagtatatgtaaataatctaTCAAAGGATGTTgaaaataaagacaaaaaaatactcacCGCAACCTCTCCTCCTTTAACCAGCCACTCACAAACATCATGCAATGCGTCCAGCGCACATTGTTGCCGTATTGCCATGGCCTCTTTATTATCAGCTCTGAAAAACTCATGACTTGTGTATGCAGTTGTAGCATGTCGTCTGTACTCTCCAAGATTAAATACTACAAAAGATAATCAGGTATTTAGTACCTAAAGGATATTAAAGGCTATTTATGTTCTGATAAATTTATGAATGGAAAATGTGCAGACGTACTATAAGGTAAAACAAATGTGTAACAAAGTTTTGTCagatagttatatatatatgtacttataagtTTGTGAATGTAAAACAATCACCATTTAGATAGCATAACTTACCCCTAGTATTAATTCCTATCCAATTAAGATATCTTGACAGCTTCTTAGATATGTATGTCTTGCCCCGAGCTGGCAGGCCAACCATTGCAATAACATGCGGAATGTTTACATAGTTTGCTCGTTCTCCTaaacaaattcaaacaaaTGGCTTAACACCTAACAGctcttattaatatgtttttcaacaatagataaagtttttaattaagggTCAAAGGTAgacaagtttatattttaaacttaacagCTTTTAGTAGTTAATCAAAGTATATTTAGtgatttttatagttattttaataagatgcatgtttaataattttgaatcaatcaaattatactcataaaatacatcactgtatactgttttattgttataataaaagtagtaGATAGTTATAAAAGCAAAGGTATATCATCATTCATTTTatctaaaaagaaaaacttaataGACATAATCAAATGTGCTGATCATTGCAAATGACTGAGTTAATGGcaattttgtaaacaaacaGAGTATAACTTGTAACAACTAAGTGATAGatgattaatttacatttatgacAAGGTTTATCTCACATGTAATTAACGATAACGTAGAACAAGCTTATATTGAGATATAGGAAACGTTATGGAGCGATAGCGACCTTATTgaccttatattttataaacagtaacattatttaaaaatgttggaACAAGACTTAACGTATATCTTCAAAGGTGTATTGTGAAAATGTAATGATGATTCTTAGATGCTAGACCGTTCCAGTTctagtattaaatttgatataattataaacaccTTTCTCcattaaaaatacttgttaCTAACCATCACcgaaaaattgtttgtttagaTATTTCCAGCCTTCAACGCGCTTGTCGTCTAGATCCATGATCTGGTCAGGTATTTtagaataagataaaataatgttatcaactctaagtatgtttattaatcACAATCTAACCCAGTCACTGGTTCGCGATCTATTATCTACTATAATATGACTATAATCATCAACTATCAAGCACAATTGACGATAGCAACCAGTGAAATGTCAATCTGAGCGCAATGTCTACTGtcaatgtcaattgtcaagcTCTAACCTACGACCTACGTACGAACATGAAATCCATAGATTACAAGCCGTCTGTTCCgagtaatacttttttattattttctttatttgatatttataaatattttacataaattgctTCCAAGACGCTACTGCTACCGTTACCGCAACAATATCAAACTCTAAGTAAACTATATAAAGTAACGAGTGTTGGTAATTTATATCAAGACGCATTATCACGTGAACAGCGATGAACCGCAGACAGGAACATTCCAACAAATTCAGATAACAATTAATGACTGAAAATTATCTACGTAACACATCCATTTAAATTACGTAACGAATCCTACTATCTCATTTTATCTGAAcaactttattgattaatatacATACGTTTAATGGGAGCATATAGTTTATTCCGttataattctctaatttcgcttgggagtttgttatAAAAACCAATACCAGATAAGGAATGGATCTTCTGGAGGCTGGTTGATCGTACGCTTGAACGCTAAGTTCTGTGTCGAGTACtttactggtgaaagtcaccatttgttttaaaatcatttatattttttgtacttacGACTAGTCTTCAAGATTATTTATACCAactaatcaattaattaataatacttggtttattaatttatatcaacTGATTCATCattcattgaatatttattttaataccctgatattatattgttaagacactaaatttattttgttatacgttaattattacattttagtttaCTGATGCGATTAAATTATCTACAATgagtaataaaacttaataataataagaaataaactaTTCTTCAATGATATAACTCtagtatattgttttaaatgtgaaaatcTCGAATAGTTATATTCACAAGTTCAAGTAGTTAACGTAATTTACATTGTTTGtacaaaaacgtttttttttctaacaacTAATTGATTGAAGgtctataatatacaaattctgactattgaaatttatgtatttttttatttggtgagatattattatgtatactcATAAGTGTACCCAGTTAACACTGGATCAACAAAGAAGGACCTGCTGCAGCAAAAAGCCAGCGTTTGGCAAAAGGTAGTATAGGGCAGCGGCTAGATGATTCTCGATCGGAGACCAAGATACTTTTTAAGTTGCCAGCTGCTTTAGTGTGAGTAAGTGAGACATAAGTACAAATAAATCGATTTTATTTTCagcacacaaatatacagtatttacaaatttcttaacctacatagggGCCAAactttataacatacaatatttcGAATTGCAAGAgttttcgatgttttagtattattagaaatatggTCCTTTAAGCACAAAAAGAGTGAagaatcaaaaattaaatatcctTCGCAGACTATGTAATGTACCTATGGAAGTAATCATTTTATGCGTTGTCGCTGACAAACATAGAGCCTGTACATCagactttaaaataaagaaatagataACAAACCTTCGTGCTCTTCATCATATTCAATAACATTCAATCAATAAATTGttcaataagaaaatattgcgACGCTCAAACGTTGATATGATATCGAATATATCCAGAACATAGAAGAGTATgcagcaattttatttttctatatcaaACGAAAGTTGGTTGTTTCGcatgtaaatataatgtagGACAAGCGGAACTTTAAATAACTAGGTCACTGATTAacaattgattaaattataaatttgactgATGCCTgatacagataccggcaaacttcttgagcATTAAACAAGGAGTGGGAGAAAGTTTGCGTATCGTATTGCAGCGCGGGACACCAACATCAACTGACCCCACCCCCCTCCCAGTGATACCTAAAAATCGCTTCTGCGCAGGCAAGGAGTAAGGACTTTGTTCAagatgtttgccggtatctgcaCGTACCGGTAGGTGCACTGTCTGCCCCATGGGCCATGCCGCATTAGAAGGCTAATTTTTAGcagaaaaaaattgacattGGTACGTTTATGTGTATATTGAATGGCGAAATTTACATACGTAGCTTGAAAGAGTGATTACTTTTGAAAGCATAATAATTACTCTGAAGCAAAAGCACGCGTTCAGTGCATGGCCGTGAGTCATGACGCGCGCCGGCCGGcgcataaattattattacaaccgGTTTTGATGTAGCTACAAAATATGCCTAATTCATTAGTCTAGGCTGTAAATAGAGTACTACTAATAGCTACAATGTTTTggtttaattgtattgtacaATGATGCGGTTAAATaatctacatattatttagatttaaagacGTGACATTGCTATCTTATctgtatttttagatatttctatttacaatGCAAACATCCTGAATACTTTTTACTACTTTAGTTACTATAAGggattttttgttaaacttttaatataatttataataataatcttaaggGGACTGGGTGCAATGGAGACAGATATGCAACACCAACACAACCTTCAATAATGAAGAACGCCACTAAACATAGGAACATAATACGCATTTCGTAAATGGATAAAACATATGACCCAGAAATTGTCAAGTGtggtaaattatgtaaattcatTGAGGCGATCAACAAGTGGCCGAAATAATGAAAGTAAAATTACGAGTACGTCCTTCATATAAATTGCGCCTTATACCCTGGCCCGAACCAGTTACCGCGAGTTAGTCCATTCATAATCAGAACAAAGAACTGGTGTCAGTTTGGAAGTGCGGTTTCAGCAAGATCGATACTTGGTTGAACTTACATACGCcaaaggaaataataataattattttttattagaaatgaaAACGTTAGATTTCCATGACAGTGTATCTTTAATGCTGGCATTTATTTGCtagatacttattcgttgagtgGAGAAACCACCAGCTCTGAGGTCATCGGTACATCTACAGGGCGCCaactaaatctttaattagacCCTGTATACTTGAACCCGGCCGAAGAGTATACTTCAAACAAAATCAAACTTGGAGGAGAtattaatactgtatattcgtgtgttaaaatattatatataaatagattccTATAACGAACTCTCCACTAAGCAAACGCGATTTTTGTAGTTtccctttttttttcatttattttttgaaaaagattaattttacttatttactacACGTAAACTAAATAGTTTAGTAACGTATCATTAtagatttatgaaaatatatttttttactaaaaaggaatgttcagtgattttttatttacaaaacaaagacgggcaacaatgtacacttaagtTTGAAGAAAAACTCTTTTAGAACTTatcataagtttacaataatacataacttcaatccgttaaaaaagtgtttttctttaaatgtgtaaaagttatgtttataaaagacaatactatagtTATACACTAAAgttcttaatttaacttattcaTACCtagttttaatgtatatttagatttatgtaCATGTTATCTTGTGTTTTTAGAGAAAAAGCCGCTACTactttaaactatatataacgTTGAACGTTGTAAACCAAGTAAcccaaaatacacaaaaatcaCGCGTTCATCTCATGTTATGGCTGCTTATCGAAATAGAGTAAGAATAAAGTCTACCACGAACGCATTCAATTTGTTGCTGCgtatatttatagaatgaTTGTCAGTTCTacgatttttattaagtataaaggCACTTATATTAtcagtatttacaaaaagaaaatcGTCTGAACTTATTTaagagaattattattatattgtcagGAGTCATGACAGACAcgcgtttttttaatagatagttttttaaaataaaaatacaaaatcttgCCCATTATTGTGTGGATCCTttcgtatatgtatattataatatctgtAGGAGTgtgtttaaaatcttttttgtttGTGGCTATAACGAATCGAATGAATAATTTGAAGAAGagaattgttaaataaaagatgaatgtataattaatattaatctaaaaataaagagCCTGTCaattctgttttattatacCTACTCAACTCTAACTTTTTCTGACATAAAAGAAACTGGTGCGGCCTACATCACCCAGGAGATAAAATTGGCCTTGttgaattttatacatttggtCTGTGGTAAACTGTTTGCGATCGACTTTTAATTAGTCCATCATggatattttgtaattgtattatttttaaattgaacagTGTTGTCCTAGAGGCTTCAATGTGCATCCctgtggtcgtaggttcgattcctgtTGACCAATGCACTTTCTACGTGCGCATAACAACGCTCGAAcgttgaaagaaaacatcgtgaagaaaccggcttgccttagacacaaaaagtcgacggtgtcTTAGGCACAGGTGGCTGATCACttaaaaaagatacagaaatctgaggcccaaacctAACAAGCTTGTAGCACCACggataattgttttaattcattttatatatatagataacagTAGTAATACATTGGCTTTCCATATCAAGAGCGTGACCTCGTTCTAAGCTGCATTATCTGCGCATGCGACATTCGAGTGAAGCCACAAGTgcactataataaatataaaaccattttaaattcactaatccttatatcaattattttttatctgtatggttctgtattatctgtattctTTATTAGAAAGGCGGGTGCGCGTCTCGAATTCGTGGAACTATAAATCTTTACGATttgatttataacaataatttttcatttaattcaacACTAAAACCAGTTACATAGACTGGTTTGCTGACTTTACATTATT
Coding sequences:
- the LOC110997135 gene encoding 6-phosphofructo-2-kinase/fructose-2,6-bisphosphatase isoform X1, giving the protein MDVTNGPSLRLRGGVTNCENKKHDLNLCTSVMPAETQRLLPPTSETIMTKPFPIRGERANYVNIPHVIAMVGLPARGKTYISKKLSRYLNWIGINTRVFNLGEYRRHATTAYTSHEFFRADNKEAMAIRQQCALDALHDVCEWLVKGGEVAVFDATNSTMERRRMIREIVVHKMGFKLFFVESICDDPRIIEQNIMEVKVSSPDYTNIQDTDNVLDDFLLRIEHYKEKYEPLDESLESECSFMKIYDTGEKVVVHKHEGHIQSRIVYYLMNIHIVPRTIYLTRHGESLHNLVGRIGGDSELSTRGKQYASALATYIDQQNIPGLRVWTSWMKRAIQTVKDVRAPQERWKALNEIDAGICEEMTYAEIQQKYPSDFNSRDANKFAYRYPRGESYEDLVARLEPVIMELERQGNVLVVSHQAVMRCLLAYFLDKSADELPYLHVPLHTVIKLTPVAYGCREEHIKLSVDAVDTHRPKPSEKEDTDGNGKVIPAPPIKSPVPPVLNGEANGDNKEDQH
- the LOC110997135 gene encoding 6-phosphofructo-2-kinase/fructose-2,6-bisphosphatase isoform X2, giving the protein MDVTNGPSLRLRGGVTNCENKKHDLNLCTSVMPAETQRLLPPTSETIMTKPFPIRGERANYVNIPHVIAMVGLPARGKTYISKKLSRYLNWIGINTRVFNLGEYRRHATTAYTSHEFFRADNKEAMAIRQQCALDALHDVCEWLVKGGEVAVFDATNSTMERRRMIREIVVHKMGFKLFFVESICDDPRIIEQNIMEVKVSSPDYTNIQDTDNVLDDFLLRIEHYKEKYEPLDESLESECSFMKIYDTGEKVVVHKHEGHIQSRIVYYLMNIHIVPRTIYLTRHGESLHNLVGRIGGDSELSTRGKQYASALATYIDQQNIPGLRVWTSWMKRAIQTVKDVRAPQERWKALNEIDAGICEEMTYAEIQQKYPSDFNSRDANKFAYRYPRGESYEDLVARLEPVIMELERQGNVLVVSHQAVMRCLLAYFLDKSADELPYLHVPLHTVIKLTPVAYGCREEHIKLSVDAVDTHRPKPSVIPAPPIKSPVPPVLNGEANGDNKEDQH
- the LOC110997135 gene encoding 6-phosphofructo-2-kinase/fructose-2,6-bisphosphatase isoform X3, translated to MDVTNGPSLRLRGGVTNCENKKHDLNLCTSVMPAETQRLLPPTSETIMTKPFPIRGERANYVNIPHVIAMVGLPARGKTYISKKLSRYLNWIGINTRVFNLGEYRRHATTAYTSHEFFRADNKEAMAIRQQCALDALHDVCEWLVKGGEVAVFDATNSTMERRRMIREIVVHKMGFKLFFVESICDDPRIIEQNIMEVKVSSPDYTNIQDTDNVLDDFLLRIEHYKEKYEPLDESLESECSFMKIYDTGEKVVVHKHEGHIQSRIVYYLMNIHIVPRTIYLTRHGESLHNLVGRIGGDSELSTRGKQYASALATYIDQQNIPGLRVWTSWMKRAIQTVKDVRAPQERWKALNEIDAGICEEMTYAEIQQKYPSDFNSRDANKFAYRYPRGESYEDLVARLEPVIMELERQGNVLVVSHQAVMRCLLAYFLDKSADELPYLHVPLHTVIKLTPVAYGCREEHIKLSVDAVDTHRPKPSEKEDTDGNGKVTFTET
- the LOC110997135 gene encoding 6-phosphofructo-2-kinase/fructose-2,6-bisphosphatase isoform X4; the protein is MDLDDKRVEGWKYLNKQFFGDGERANYVNIPHVIAMVGLPARGKTYISKKLSRYLNWIGINTRVFNLGEYRRHATTAYTSHEFFRADNKEAMAIRQQCALDALHDVCEWLVKGGEVAVFDATNSTMERRRMIREIVVHKMGFKLFFVESICDDPRIIEQNIMEVKVSSPDYTNIQDTDNVLDDFLLRIEHYKEKYEPLDESLESECSFMKIYDTGEKVVVHKHEGHIQSRIVYYLMNIHIVPRTIYLTRHGESLHNLVGRIGGDSELSTRGKQYASALATYIDQQNIPGLRVWTSWMKRAIQTVKDVRAPQERWKALNEIDAGICEEMTYAEIQQKYPSDFNSRDANKFAYRYPRGESYEDLVARLEPVIMELERQGNVLVVSHQAVMRCLLAYFLDKSADELPYLHVPLHTVIKLTPVAYGCREEHIKLSVDAVDTHRPKPSEKEDTDGNGKVIPAPPIKSPVPPVLNGEANGDNKEDQH